One window of the Pieris brassicae chromosome Z, ilPieBrab1.1, whole genome shotgun sequence genome contains the following:
- the LOC123718811 gene encoding LOW QUALITY PROTEIN: transmembrane channel-like protein (The sequence of the model RefSeq protein was modified relative to this genomic sequence to represent the inferred CDS: substituted 3 bases at 3 genomic stop codons), translating to MASSGVISSEVKFSTNADASEDEDYSVSLSAVLRQRRASVRRSRKGRARRSSSPFLPEDIHPRRRSSVFTTSSGDTAISIEDQPVLTQEQIFENIHLHKQVLSSAKQQPLGMRRKLKIVHQAKGYIKRHEGKLQERLAQSKSTRDIYARFNILMATKWQQLKREAANISNLLIPWELRIKEIESHFGSVVASYFTFLRWLFWINLVIAFILLVFVIVPEYLTANPKLDGERKIIMEDERRNATNLLTLWEFEGILKYSPIFYGYYSNVERSEYKMPLAYFLTGLVVYVYSFVAILRKMAENSRMSKLSEKDDECIFSWKLFTGWDYMIGNAETAHNRIASVILGFKEALLEEAEKKKNPRKXAKNKCFHXXYCVALVNFCVLILLAVSAYAVVTVVTRSDNYRGKTPSWWHENETTTVVTVISITFPFFFEFLGFLEHFHPRKQLRLQLARIMLLNLLNLYSLIFAQFSKIDGMCKELVSLQPSLLSINTRIFAKIVSLAVDRTTKDHTPVVTSPDVQNGDDETDTDFHENFHKAVLQFKDNRQSSVESINDTKTIKDIFGKKDGDGGHKYQYSL from the exons ATGGCTTCATCGGGAGTTATTAGTAGTGAAGTAAAATTTTCTACTAATGCAG ATGCATCAGAAGATGAGGACTATTCGGTTAGTTTAAGCGCGGTTTTGCGCCAGCGCCGGGCCAGCGTACGTCGATCGCGCAAAGGTCGGGCCAGACGGTCATCGTCACCTTTTCTTCCAGAAGACATTCACCCTCGAAGACGATCTTCTGTATTTACAACAAGCTCTGGAGA CACAGCAATATCTATTGAAGATCAACCCGTACTTACACAAGagcaaatatttgaaaatatacatttgCATAAACAAGTTTTAAGCTCGGCAAAGCAACAACCATTGGGTATGAGACGAAAACTTAAAATAGTTCACCAG GCTAAAGGTTATATCAAGCGTCACGAAGGTAAACTTCAGGAGAGACTCGCTCAATCCAAAAGCACAAGAGACATATATGCAAgatttaatattcttatggCAACT AAATGGCAACAGTTAAAGCGAGAGGCTGCAAATATATCCAACCTACTGATACCTTGGGAATTACGAATCAAAGAAATAGAATCACACTTTGGATCAGTTGTCGCGTCTTATTTCACATTTCTGAGATGGCTATTTTGGATTAATCTGGTCATCGCTTTCATATTACTAGTATTTGTTATAGTTCCTGAG taccTCACTGCAAACCCTAAACTAGATGgcgaaagaaaaattataatggaGGATGAACGGCGCAACGCCACGAATCTACTAACCTTATGGGAATTTGAAGGAATCCTTAAATATTCCCCTATATTTTATGGTTATTATAGTAACGTTGAACGATCAGAGTACAAAATGCCCTTAGCTTATTTCCTTACTGGCTTGGTGGTCTACGTTTATAGTTTCGTCGCCATATTGAGGAA aatggCTGAAAACTCTCGTATGTCCAAACTTTCCGAAAAAGATGACGAATGTATATTCTCATGGAAACTATTTACTGGATGGGACTACATGATTGGAAATGCAGAGACAGCACACAACCGGATAGCTTCAGTTATTTTGGGGTTTAAAGAAGCTTTACTAGAAGAagcagaaaagaaaaaaaatcctagGAAGTAAGCAAAAAATAAGTGCTTTCactaataatattgtgt AGCATTAGTAAACTTTTGCGTCTTAATTCTTTTAGCAGTTTCGGCATATGCTGTTGTGACTGTGGTCACACGTTCTGACAATTACCGTGGTAAGACACCAAGTTGGTGGCATGAAAATGAGACGACAACTGTAGTAACAGTGATATCGATAACATTCCCATTTTTCTTTGAATTCTTGGGCTTTCTAGAACATTTTCATCCAAGAAAACAACTAAGATTACAATTGGCTAG AATAATGttgctaaatttattaaatttatactcgCTAATTTTTGCACAGTTTAGTAAAATTGATGGCATGTGTAAAGAATTGGTATCATTACAACCAAGTTTATTAAGCATTAATACCA GAATATTTGCTAAAATTGTCAGCTTAGCTGTAGATAGGACAACAAAGGATCATACGCCGGTTGTTACTTCTCCAGATGTACAAAATGGTGATGATGAAACTGACACTGATTTTCATGAAAATTTTCATAAAGCAGTTTTGCAGTTCAAAGACAAT CGACAAAGTAGTGTAGAAAGTATAAATGATACCAAAacaattaaagatatatttggAAAAAAGGACGGGGATGGAGGACACAAATATCAATATTcgctataa
- the LOC123718466 gene encoding laminin subunit gamma-1, producing the protein MAWTFIYIHFLTFVAITSAQDYYHTPRIGSQKLASCYNNDGQPQRCIPEFENAAFMVQMEATNTCGDNGVKMYCIQTSAGTSSRSCDYCQPNQFSSYYLTDLHYEQDNQTWWQSETMKEGIQYPNQVNLTLHLGKAYDITYVRIVFYSPRPQSFAIYKKLSEDSDWEPYQYFSASCRDTYGVLEQRAAEMGAETRALCTSEYSDISPLSGGNVLFSTLEGRPSAYTFDSSPELQEWVTATDLRISLDRLNTFGDEIFGDTQVLQSYWYAIADVAVGARCKCNGHASVCDTHELPDGSRARYCRCEHNTAGRECEKCLDFYNDAPWGRASPTNVHECKACNCNGFSNKCYFDKDLYERTGHGGHCMDCAENRDGANCERCKENFFQGTEDICMPCNCNPTGSRSLQCNAQGKCQCKPGVTGEKCDMCAPNHYDFTNQGCKPCGCNESGSYSNMPQCDPITGICLCKENVEGKQCRECKPGYFNLDIDNEFGCTPCFCFGHSSQCSSAPKYQAHELDAHFIRDAEKWSAETSDRKTTQLQFNANTQNIAISSKGSEVVYFVASNQFLGDQRASYNHDLKFTLRLGENRGYPSSQDIILEGAQSSVSVNIYSQNNPEPADQEREYKFRLHEDPRYGWTPTLTNFEFMSILQNLTAIKIRGTYNKGGQGYLMNFKLDTAKIGREKGSAPANWVEKCSCPKAYVGDYCEECAPGFKHEPANGGPYSACIPCDCNGHAHICDTATGFCICKHNTTGSNCELCAKGFYGNAISGTPDDCKPCPCPKDSGCIQLMDHSIVCTDCPVGYAGPRCEVCADGHFGDPTGQFGPPKPCEECQCNGNVDLNAVGNCNRTSGECLKCIYNTAGDHCDKCLSGYYGDALDQNEKGDCKPCECHEAGTLESPEGPPQCDGLTGFCSCRSHVIGRNCDKCEDGYYNINSGEGCKPCDCNLEGSYNTSCDAATGQCYCKPGIDGIHCDRCLAYHYGFSVEGCRDCDCDEWGSTDYQCDKFGQCSCQENVEGRRCDRCMENKRRRADGQGCEDCPACYNLVQDAVNQHRKQLKELDDILAKISKAPTVVENADFDKELQRVRGEIIRLMEETQAQLGNGPGTSLTSNLAELADRLSDVRNMLYKIEDESYEGNESVEKSKGNVSKAEDIIEAAQKEINSAMEYLDGEGAAALSKARNRSDQFGKQSVDMSALAKESRLLAEKLENEAKNIKDIAEKAFNTSIAAYQIAKDGITKQANISNEVQMLANELNSAAGKLGSMTELADQALKRAKTVYEEALGLYAEVNTTLLPDIKLSKLHHDSMEMNRTIEEKSAELDQLIANNEETLRAIADAVGHGKDLLDQGLHCQDEINDLLAKLDEIQAQAKNDVELTKATLKDANEIYQTLKEFSDQVTESRQLAELATRDIPEVQSKVAAAEENISSIIEELNTASDKAKEARDLAQQAQKEYADKASEAAHDIRKKASTSRTEAGKLRDEAEKLSTRVKGTAQQIETLEKHAEENMQLTRDAKMKVGQANTDAREAEKQVTKGLEDLKVITEELQNLPTLDDEALDRLQKSLDEAEKALQVQDLEGKIKALTDAKNNHQRWIKQYQDEHIYLSGEVNNIKDILDQLPEGCFKRIVLEPTERPSRPVNFR; encoded by the exons ATGGCGtggacttttatttatatacactttCTAACGTTTGTAGCTATAACATCGGCGCAGGATTACTACCACACACCCAGGATAGGATCGCAGAAACTTGCTTCTTGCTATAACAATGACGGGCAGCCGCAA AGATGTATTCCGGAGTTCGAGAATGCTGCGTTCATGGTACAGATGGAAGCGACAAATACATGCGGTGATAATGGTGTGAAGATGTACTGTATTCAGACTTCAGCTGGGACTTCATCAAG gtCCTGTGATTACTGTCAACCCAACCAGTTTTCAAGCTATTACCTCACCGATCTCCATTACGAGCAAGATAATCAGACATGGTGGCAATCAGAAACTATGAAAGAAGGCATTCAGTACCCCAATCAAGTCAACCTGACTCTGCATTTAG gaaAGGCATACGATATCACATATGTTAGAATTGTATTCTATTCGCCCCGGCCTCAAAGTTTTGCAATATACAAAAAGCTAAGTGAGGACTCCGATTGGGAACCATATCAATACTTcag TGCGTCATGCCGTGACACATATGGTGTATTGGAACAACGTGCCGCAGAAATGGGTGCCGAAACAAGAGCGCTTTGTACTAGCGAATATTCCGACATATCACCGCTGTCGGGTGGTAATGTTCTGTTCTCCACACTCGAAGGTAGACCCTCAGCATACACATTTGATAGCAGTCCAGAATTACAG GAATGGGTAACGGCGACAGATCTGCGCATTTCGTTGGATCGTCTGAATACATTTGGAGATGAAATATTCGGTGACACTCAAGTATTACAATCGTATTGGTACGCCATTGCCGATGTAGCGGTCGGAGCCCGTTGCAAATGTAACGGCCACGCTTCTGTATGCGACACTCATGAGCTCCCAGATGGAAGTCGGGCGAGATATTGCAG GTGTGAGCATAATACAGCTGGCCGAGAGTGTGAAAAATGTTTGGATTTCTACAATGATGCACCTTGGGGTCGCGCTTCGCCCACAAACGTTCACGAGTGTAAAG CGTGCAATTGTAACGGATTTTCGAACAAGTGTTACTTCGACAAGGATTTGTATGAGCGAACTGGGCATGGTGGCCACTGTATGGATTGTGCTGAGAACAGGGATGGTGCAAATTGTGAACGTTGTAAGGAGAACTTCTTCCAAGGCACTGAGGATATCTGCATGCCCTGTAATTGTAACCCTACAG gaTCTCGCAGCTTGCAATGTAATGCTCAAGGCAAGTGTCAATGCAAGCCCGGAGTGACTGGAGAAAAGTGCGACATGTGCGCACCAAATCACTACGACTTTACGAATCAAGGATGTAAGCCATGTGGCTGCAATGAATCTGGTAGTTACAGCAACATGCCGCAATGTGACCCCATTACCGGCATTTGTTTGTGCAAAGAAAATGTCGAAGGCAAGCAATGTCGAGA atgtAAACctggttattttaatttggatatcgATAATGAATTTGGTTGTACGCCGTGTTTCTGTTTCGGCCATTCCTCGCAGTGTAGTTCGGCGCCAAAATACCAAGCGCATGAACTTGACGCTCATTTCATTCGGGATGCCGAAAAGTGGTCTGCAGAAACCAGTGACAGGAAAACAACCCAACTTCAATTTAATgctaatacacaaaatatag cTATCAGCTCAAAAGGATCTGAAGTTGTTTACTTCGTCGCGTCTAATCAATTCCTAGGGGATCAACGCGCATCTTATAACCACGACTTAAAATTCACGCTACGTCTAGGTGAAAATAGAGGTTATCCATCTTCACAAGATATTATACTGGAGGGCGCACAAAGTTCTGTATCAGTTAATATCTATAGCCAGAATAACCCTGAACCAGCCGATcag GAACGCGAGTACAAGTTTAGGCTTCACGAGGACCCTAGATATGGCTGGACCCCGACATTAACCAATTTCGAGTTCATGTCAATTCTACAGAACCTAACAGCTATAAAAATAAGAGGAACGTACAATAAAGGTGGTCAAGGGTACCTCATGAATTTCAAACTGGACACAGCGAAGATTGGACGAGAGAAAGGTTCTGCACCAGCGAATTGGGTGGAGAAATGTTCATGCCCTAAAGCCTATGTTGGTGACTATTGTGAGGAATGTGCTCCAGGATTCAAACACGAACCAGCTAACGGAGGCCCTTATTCCGCTTGTATACCCTGTGATTGTAACGGCCATGCCCACATTTGCGACACAGCTACTG gtttttgtATCTGTAAACACAACACAACTGGAAGCAATTGTGAACTATGTGCAAAAGGGTTTTACGGAAATGCCATTTCTGGCACACCAGATGATTGTAAACCGTGTCCATGTCCTAAAGATAGTGGATGTATCCAACTTATGGACCATAGCATCGTCTGTACCGACTGTCCAGTTGGCTACGCCG GCCCAAGGTGTGAAGTTTGTGCTGATGGACATTTCGGTGACCCTACTGGACAGTTTGGACCTCCCAAACCTTGTGAAGAATGCCAATGTAACGGTAATGTGGACTTAAATGCAGTTGGAAATTGTAACAGGACTTCTGGAGAATGTCTTAAGTGCATTTATAATACGGCAGGAGATCACTGTGATAAATGTTTAAGTG GTTATTATGGAGATGCGCTTGATCAAAACGAAAAGGGTGATTGTAAGCCTTGCGAATGCCATGAAGCTGGAACTTTGGAGAGCCCAGAGGGCCCGCCGCAATGCGATGGTCTAACAGGGTTCTGCTCCTGCAGGTCCCATGTTATAGGCAGAAATTGTGATAAATGTGAA gacGGCTACTATAACATTAATTCTGGCGAGGGATGCAAACCATGTGATTGCAACCTTGAAGGTTCTTATAATACATCTTGTGACGCCGCAACTGGTCAATGCTACTGCAAGCCTGGTATCGATGg gatTCACTGCGACCGTTGTCTCGCTTATCACTACGGTTTCTCGGTAGAGGGCTGTCGTGACTGTGATTGTGATGAGTGGGGTTCAACAGATTACCAATGTGACAAGTTTGGACAATGTTCCTGTCAAGAAAACGTCGAAGGTCGGCGATGTGATAG GTGTATGGAGAATAAACGACGACGCGCTGATGGTCAAGGCTGTGAGGACTGTCCGGCTTGTTATAATCTCGTACAAGATGCTGTTAATCAACACAGAAAGCAACTTAAAGAGTTAGACGAT ATATTAGCCAAAATCTCTAAAGCCCCAACAGTTGTTGAGAACGCCGATTTCGATAAAGAATTGCAACGTGTAAGAGGAGAAATAATAAGGCTTATGGAAGAAACTCAGGCTCAACTTGGAAATGGCCCAGGAACTAGTTTAACAAGTAATTTAGCTGAACTTGCCGACCGATTGTCCGATGTCAG GAACATGCTTTATAAAATAGAAGATGAAAGTTATGAAGGCAATGAATCGGTAGAAAAGAGTAAGGGAAATGTTTCCAAAGCTGAAGATATAATTGAGGCGGCACAGAAGGAAATTAAT agTGCTATGGAATATCTCGATGGTGAAGGAGCAGCGGCACTATCGAAAGCTCGAAACAGATCTGATCAGTTTGGTAAACAATCGGTGGATATGTCAGCTTTAGCAAAAGAATCTCGTTTACTGGCAGAAAAATTGGAAAATGAGGCAAAGAATATAAAGGATATCGCAGAAAAAGCATTTAACACGTCAATAGCGGCTTACCAAATTGCAAAAGATGGAATTACGAAACAAGCTAATATCAG taatgaAGTTCAAATGTTAGCAAATGAGCTCAATTCGGCTGCAGGAAAATTGGGTAGTATGACAGAATTAGCAGATCAGGCTCTAAAACGTGCTAAAACTGTATACGAAGAAGCGCTTGGACTATATGCCGAAGTTAATACAACATTACTGCCTGATATAAAACTCAGCAAACTACATCACGACTCAATGGAGATGAATAGGACT ATTGAAGAAAAGTCTGCAGAATTAGATCAGCTCATAGCCAATAACGAAGAAACACTACGTGCTATAGCAGATGCTGTTGGGCATGGTAAGGACCTGTTGGATCAAGGCTTACATTGCCAGGATGAAATAAATGATCTCTTGGCAAAATTAGATGAAATACAGGCACAGGCTAAAAATGACGTTGAACTTACCAAAGCTACTTTGAAAGATGCAAATGAAATTTACCAAACACTTAAAG AGTTCAGTGACCAAGTAACCGAATCCCGGCAGTTAGCTGAACTAGCAACTCGCGATATCCCAGAAGTTCAATCGAAAGTAGCGGCGGCtgaagaaaatatatctaGTATTATTGAAGAATTAAACACAGCAAGCGATAAGGCCAAAGAAGCTAGAGACTTGGCGCAGCAGGCACAAAAAGAATACGCCGATAAAGCATCCGAG GCCGCTCACGATATCCGAAAGAAAGCTTCTACTTCGCGAACAGAAGCAGGAAAGTTACGTGATGAAGCTGAAAAATTATCTA cacGTGTAAAGGGAACAGCTCAACAAATAGAAACATTAGAAAAACACGCCGAAGAAAACATGCAACTTACAAGAGATGCTAAAATGAAG gTTGGTCAAGCGAACACTGATGCAAGAGAAGCTGAAAAGCAAGTAACAAAAGGGCTCGAAGATCTTAAAGTTATTACGGAGGAATTACAAAACCTGCCAACGTTAGATGATGAAGCTCTCGATCGACTAC AGAAAAGTTTAGATGAAGCCGAAAAGGCGCTTCAAGTACAAGATCTAGAAGGAAAGATTAAGGCTTTGACGGATGCTAAAAATAACCATCAAAG ATGGATAAAACAGTACCAAGATGAGCATATTTACCTAAGTGGCGAGGTGAATAACATCAAGGATATCTTAGATCAACTCCCGGAGGGTTGCTTTAAGAGAATCGTACTTGAACCTACTGAACGTCCGAGCAGACCAGTCAATTTTAGATAG